In the genome of Micropterus dolomieu isolate WLL.071019.BEF.003 ecotype Adirondacks unplaced genomic scaffold, ASM2129224v1 scaffold_340, whole genome shotgun sequence, the window TGTGgggtgtgtgcgcgcgcgcgtgtgtgagGGTGTTCCGTGTCTTTTGGAGTCCTTATTCCCGGTCGCTTGATTTCAGTTTGCAGATGCCGACAGATGTGCCCGAAGACAGGCTCAACATCGAGGAGAAAGCGACGAAGGTAGGATGCACTGGGCTACCCGAGCTCGGAGCACGGCTCCAACATCCAGTAATTAATCAGCCAATCAGGTTAGGGGCAAAGTGGTGGGATGTGGTGTTTGATATTCTGGGGTGTGGGGGTGTTATTGAGCAgtcagtgtgtggatgtgttttaGAGGTGGTGCAGAGAGGAGGTATCCTGCATTCCATCAACTTCCTCATTTTAATCACCAAATCCAACTTTTGGCTAATTGGGgattctttttgtttcttgtgcGTCATTAAAACGGCCATTGTCATAGTCAATGATTTTGCAGTGACAATTTACCAGTGTCACTATGACACTGTGTCATAGTGacaacccacagagaattatcacttgACTCCATAGGCTATACTTTCCCCTTCAAGGTGccttttaacaatttattttgggggggaggggggttcgACCTAAAActttaatgtttgtgttaatGGTGGCAGCTGTCTTCTGAGGAAAAGCTCTCAAAACCCACTCAGAACCAAatggcagacaaagttagcgaccaACTTGTGAACATAGTGGCGCATTTAGGAGCTCAGATATTTGTCTCTGAAGTTTGTGGAGACcaaaagcagagctaaaaggagagggAGTGAGGAGAATGAGATGATTGTCTCATTGAAAGTCCATCAAGTGGACTCCACATGAATAATAATGTTACTCTGTATGTAAAAACCCAATGTTGCTCACAAGTGAGCTTAAAAGGTACATGTTtactgctgcccccaagtggaaAAAATCCCTTATTGGAGGTTTAAAGTGGCAGTCTTGTGAAGAATACTACTTAgcctgtgtaaaaaaaaaagtagcatTATGTATTCTGTGTCTTTGTAGGCACTTTGtcaatttaatttgaaaattaccctgatgatgtcacatGAGTTATTTTAAATTGGGCTTGAGACATAAGTATTTGACATAAATCCTGTGTTAGAGCCAAACTGGAGGCGTGACGTTTGAAAGGTGGGGGCATTTAAGAGGCAGGGAAAGTAATGAAAGATGAGTTGTGCTATGGGAATTGTAGGAGCCAGTGTTAGTGAAGCTCGACTCATACAAGGGACTAAAAGGCAGATATCTCCGCCGCAGTCCCCTGCCTGACTTTATGGAGGTGCTATAGCAATACTAAATGACTCGATTCTCACACAATTGTGCAAATAGGCTTTGGTTCTGGCTGTTATATGAGAAAGTCCATATCTGAATACAGACTAGCTTTAAGTGTTATGAAATGAAGAGCGTGCCCCTCCATGTTCCTCTCTTCTCCAGTGCGACAGTATGACTCTGTCCAGCACCCCAACTGTGCGCAGAGGAAGCACTCCTCTGCCAATTAAGCACCAGCTGAGACGAGAAGAAGCTGTCCACGATGACTGCGATTGGACATCAGGTGCAGCTGGACCTTCTGCTTCCCCAATCACCTTCAGCCCAGCCTTGGATGACACTCTGACCGTGGCTGTGGAGGGCAGACCTGATGGGCCTTTAAGAATTGCCTTGCTGGGGCAGAACGGTGTGGGGAAGTCTTCTCTGGCCATCGCCCTTGCTGGGGACATGGACAGGACTGCGTCTGTGGACTCTGAAGGTAcaaagctttgtgtgtgtgacaggacTAATGCACAGCAGCATAATGCAGTGGAGAGGCACCTGCAGCACTGTGAGCAGCAGGTAAATAAATCACAGCACCCATCTCCCATCTGAGACCTAactgctgctctctctgtcgATAGGGGAGGGTTATGTGCGCACAGTCACCGTGGATGAAGAGGAGAGCACCATCATTATCTATGACAACTGGAGACAGGTGAGCCAAACAACACTTCCCCGTTCCCACACTCCCTGCTCTCTGCTCCCTCATTAGGCCACTGAGCCCTCTCTGCAGCTGTACACGCTGGGCTCAGCTGGTTTTTGTTATTTCACtgtggtatatatatatataaaccctgtactcaggataagcggttgatatatatatatatatttacttttcCTACAgcctcattttattttcttaatttgaaGCCCTTTTGTGCTACACATGATAATACAGTGCTTTATCAGGAGATAAGCTGGAAAAATAGTACCTGGCCAAGTGCGTGGAGAGAACTCTTAAAACCTAAACAACATCCATGAAGCCATCCATTCATACATCAATTACAACTTAGCATATCCCAGGGTACAACTTGTGCAGTACAGCTCTGTTAGTACTGGCATGATGAATGGAAATATAAAGTTAAATGACAGAGGTAGAACACCAATAAGGTAAACActcaagaaaatgaaatgaactaCAATACACAAATAGCTGCCTACGGCATATGTAGCATATTTTAGATGTgttcacatatatatatgtatatatatatatatacatatatatatgtatatctgGAACACGTTGCATTGTACTTGACATTAATATAAGAAACAACATTATGCCATGCTCAGAGAAACACTGTGGCAAAAAGAGGACAATAAATCTGCTGCATCTGCATCTGGTTCACCGAGGAAAGCTTATTATCATGTTGTTTTGCACCCATTTCCCTCTTTTCCCAGGAGTGCTGTTCAGATGCATCTGTGTGTGGatgggagagaggggggggggggggggctgcccACAGTGCAGATGTGCCAAATGACTGCATGTGATTCTAATGCGTTACTCTTTGTATAAGGAGTAATATTTGTTGTGAGAGACTTTAATGTTCGCCTGATATGGATCCTCCTTATATAATTGTAATATAACCTCTATTTTGGTGCAAAAGTTGCCTTTGGTCTGTGCTCAGTTCTCGACTTAATCAAAATCAAATGTCAATGGACCATGGCAGCTCTAACTAAAGAGGTTTAGTGAGTTTTCTACAGTGTGAAGGATTCCACTAAGGGATATTTTATTCTTTGGGATTTGTGTCTTTCTCTAGCTTGGAGAGGATGAGTGTGTGTCAGCGAGAATTTGAGGTGCACTACAGTTGGTGTTATCTAGTAATTTCTCACTAAACCACAGAGGATTTTAAATAGAGCATtcatttgtctgctgtttctcCAATAAGGAGAATAACAGTGGAGAGTCAGGAAAGTCAGACTTTTGTGTTTAATCTCTGTTACTCAGATTTCCTGATTGGTTTTGGTTTGATAGTCAGTCTTCGTGATTCCTGGCAATACTCATGTGTAGTACTTTGTTTCAGTATGTGTTTTAGTCATTAGTTTTCTTAAGAACAATTATCATACTAGTTTCCTGACATTTAAGTGGCAGCTACAGTATTCGGAGCGTCTGTCTGTCCCTCAGGACCTGTCGGCTCTgctgtgtgaggtgtgtgtCCTGGTGTTTTCCGTGACTGACAGGCGTAGTTTCCACCGCACTGCTCAACTCCGACTTCTCCTGAGGGAGACTCAGCCCCAAACTCCCATCATCCTCGTCGGTAATAAGAGTGACCTCGTTCGCACACGTGAGGTCACCTGTCAAGGTAAGATGAACCTCCATTTGCATCTTTACTGTGTTGCCCTTTTTCTCACCTGCCTTATTGTTTCCTTCCGTTGTGGCTTTCATCTTCACAGTTGGTGTTGACATTTTCAGCTCTATATTTCTGTCAGCAAACACTAACATAGGGTGAAATATGTGAAAATTTAAATGTCAGTGTCTCAGCTTCATCGTGTGGGAGTACGAAGGGAGTCACAATCACAGTTAAAACAGGAGAGCATTTGTCACACAGGCTGTGCAACACTATACCCTGTGCAGCTTGTATGTGGCGCTCCTCCCAACTTAAAGCCCCTGAAAACTCAGTTTCAAACCTTAAGTATTTAACACAATCAAACAACAATCAAAGATACACTTAAACAGTTTAATGTCCATAGTTGTTCTTTATTAAGATTAGAGAGTTGTGTAATGGAAGGAGTTATTTTGGGTGCCCATGATCTTTCATAAAAGGCCAAATGTACAAGAATGTGAACATAAAAACTTAAGGGAGAAGAAGTTAAGTACGACTCCCAAGGTGCACTTAGGTCAATTCACGATGTCTGGATCAGTTTTGGATGAATTCACCAACTAGGGTGCCACATTTGTTCACAAAGTCTCTTTCCCTAGAGACTCATTTAAGTAAAACTAAGATATCTACCGTTTGTCATAGTGTTTTTGTAGATAAAACCTTCTCTACTAACTTGCTTCAAATGAGGCGTTCTAGTTTAAAGGGTGTATCAGATGGTGTTTTGAAATAATGCATGGAAACTGACTAGTGATTCAGTGAAACTAACATTGCTGCTGTTAACACTGGTCCCATCTCCTCCCAATCTCTCTCCTCAGAGGCCATGTCCAGCGCTGCCCTCTTCAACTGTCTTTATCTGGAGATCTCTGCCTCTCTGGACCACCGCACTCCAGAGCTCCTAGAGTGCGCTGTGCGGCTAGCCCGGGGCCAGCCCCCCTGGCCCCCGGGAACCAGTATGGAGGACATGAGCGGCGGAGGCCAACGTGAGAGCATCACCTCCCGTGCCAAACGTTTCCTCTCCAGCCTGGTG includes:
- the LOC123967385 gene encoding GTP-binding protein REM 2-like, which gives rise to MRVSNGHKAERGSLQMPTDVPEDRLNIEEKATKCDSMTLSSTPTVRRGSTPLPIKHQLRREEAVHDDCDWTSGAAGPSASPITFSPALDDTLTVAVEGRPDGPLRIALLGQNGVGKSSLAIALAGDMDRTASVDSEGEGYVRTVTVDEEESTIIIYDNWRQDLSALLCEVCVLVFSVTDRRSFHRTAQLRLLLRETQPQTPIILVGNKSDLVRTREVTCQEAMSSAALFNCLYLEISASLDHRTPELLECAVRLARGQPPWPPGTSMEDMSGGGQRESITSRAKRFLSSLVPRYPREREVGKFLRQKSRSCHDLGAL